A single Ciona intestinalis chromosome 12, KH, whole genome shotgun sequence DNA region contains:
- the LOC100185845 gene encoding uncharacterized protein LOC100185845: MEFHLIQVDHTSENKSESGLEKLEFKINEDEKDEWILGRHSRTDFKIDSRAFPLFLSRRHARFTLEEKQLFVEDLQTTNGSYLNGVMLAPYTRHWLKHGDHIAFGCLRDDKPVPGDIVKDCTTPYRFLVIEANHSVHCDNDVINPAHRSPVYPRQGNSRKRRLSNTINNERRRRDSSNGEDSGIDDLDHTPFIKLHKLIDSQHNLDEPGVSHWNVGTNENKSNLNSSKTEADEEVEPCSSHQCLFASLHNVDENLISWVQCDSCDQWYHTQCVGCDYEQVKNSTHQFHCGFC; the protein is encoded by the exons ATGGAGTTTCATTTAATTCAAGTTGACCATACTAGCGAAAATAAAAGCGAAAGTGGTTTagaaaaacttgaatttaaaattaacgaAGACGAAAAAGACGAATGGATTCTTGGTCGCCATTCAAGGAccgattttaaaattgattctAGAGCGTTCCCATTATTTCTCTCcag GAGGCATGCGCGTTTTACTTTAGaagaaaaacaattgtttgttGAAGATCTTCAAACCACAAATGGAAGTTATTTAAACGGGGTTATGTTAGCCCCTTATACGCGGCATTGGTTGAAACATGGAGATCATATTGCATTTGGATGTTTAAGAGACGATAAACCAGTACCTGGCGATATTGTGAAAGACTGTACCACTCCATACAG attcCTGGTTATTGAGGCAAATCATTCTGTACATTGTgacaatgatgtcataaacccAGCCCATAGGTCACCTGTATATCCTCGTCAAG GCAATTCACGGAAGCGAAGATTGTCAAACACCATTAATAACGAAAGAAGACGTCGAGATTCCAGCAATGGTGAAGACAGTGGAATTGATGATTTGGACCATACACCTTTTATTAAGTTGCACAAACTAATTGATAGCCAGCATAATCTTGATGAACCAGGTGTTTCTCATTGGAATGTTGGAACGaatgaaaacaaatcaaaTCTAAATTCAAGTAAAACTGAAGCAG ATGAAGAAGTTGAACCATGTTCGTCACATCAATGTTTATTTGCCTCCTTACATAATGTGGATGAGAATTTAATATCGTGGGTTCAATGTGATTCTTGTGACCAGTGGTACCATACACAGTGCGTTGGTTGTGACTACGAGCAAGTCAAAAACTCAACCCACCAATTCCATTGTGGGTTTTGCTGA
- the LOC100183475 gene encoding cilia- and flagella-associated protein 36 translates to MSAFKLRKSKAEKQKKQESSWILEGIVGYLQSPVWHVPIMNFIDEHCACFENKEENKFEYTDIHMKYKQLMERLLADYIKELNISKEAFSEACSQDGSVVQHVEGLFEYLWAADDFLLFKRIMTKHNLELEMQAIHNLQIKEINDETLDSAMFNEILSKSQAAYQSVVDDINKLTAAEENDIQRAIEFSKREMEILKAQAEQEQKMLEEAIKLSLQTSQTPTGDNSNQTKPVPPTVDGGFKTEAPIVPVSTASIQKDVLPIQASKSPNTPHVLLDDKAKATNTQTAALAPLTKLHRTNASAAASWITEAQKSTEGLFDKPETSTTIPQASNVNQDELEKRKQYLKKQRDKILEQKRNSRQAELKEFHENQPEQSSSADKKSKNEQPDDDALNARLALAARLKREVIRQKQT, encoded by the exons ATGTCAGCATTCAAGTTGCGAAAGTCGAAAGCAGAGAAACAGAAGAAGCAAGAATCTTCATGGATCTTGGAAGGAATAGTTGGTTATTTACAAAGTCCTGTTTGGCATGTTCCAATCATGAACTTTATCGATGAACATTGCGCAT gctttgaaaataaagaagaaaataaGTTTGAATATACTGACATTCATATGAAGTATAAACAATTG ATGGAAAGACTACTTGCTGATTACATCAAAgagttaaatatttctaaagaAGCTTTTTCTGAAGCTTGTAGTCAAGATGGCTCAGTTGTGCAGCATGTTGAA GGCCTCTTTGAATACTTATGGGCTGCAGATGATTTTCTACTTTTCAAACGGATTATGACCAAACACAACTTAGAATTAGAGATGCAAGCAATtcataatttacaaataaaagaaattaacG aTGAAACTCTGGACTCAGCTATGTTCAATGAAATATTAAg CAAATCACAAGCTGCCTACCAAAGTGTGGTCGATGACATCAACAAACTTACAGCAGCTGAAGAAAACGACATTCAACGCGCGATTGAATTTTCAAAACGAGAGATGGAAATATTAAAAGCTCAAGCTGAGCAAGAACAAAAGATGTTGGAAGAG gccATCAAGCTATCTTTGCAAACCAGCCAAACACCAACTGGTGATAATTCAAACCAGACCAAACCAGTTCCTCCTACAGTGGACGGGGGGTTTAAAACTGAAGCTCCCATAGTCCCTGTTTCTACTGCAAGCATTCAAAAGG ACGTACTTCCCATCCAAGCCTCAAAAAGTCCGAATACACCACACGTACTACTAGATGACAAAGCTAAAGCTACAAACACACAAACTGCTGCTTTGGCTCCACTTACAAAG ctgCATCGTACTAATGCTAGTGCAGCTGCAAGCTGGATCACAGAAGCTCAGAAATCAACCGAAGGTTTATTTGATAAACCTGAAACCTCTACTACAATACCTCAA GCAAGCAATGTGAATCAAGATGAGCTCGAAAAACGGAAGCAGTATTTGAAAAAACAACGCGACAAAATATTGGAACAAAAACGAAACAGCAGACAGGCAGAACTGAAAGAATTTCATGAAAACCAACCAGAACAATCATCAAGTGCAG ataaaaagagtaaaaatgAACAACCAGACGATGACGCATTGAACGCTCGTCTTGCTTTGGCTGCGAGATTAAAAAGAGAAGTCATTCGGCAGAAACAAACTTGA